The DNA sequence TTAATCGTCACTTCAATGAACTTTGATGGAATAATTGGAAAATGTTGTTGGTTTAAGATTGTTTTGGAAGGTGCCAAAAAGCATGGTTTCCATATATATCATAACAAGAGATAGATTTGAGATTTGAGATTTTTCATATAACCAAAAAAGAGTGTGATCCTCTTTTTTGcattaaaactcaaaaattacaACTTACACAACTATGAATATGGTATACATAGAACATGAAAATCGGCTCAAGACTGATTGTTGGGCAGCTTGACGAGAACCGAGTGCTCCGGTTTGTGTTCGCATTCGAAGTCTAGATGAACGAATGCGCGCTCGACTTCTGGAAGCTTCTCGAGCTTTATCTGTAGTGTCTCTCCAATGGCATGTGCTTCTTTCAATGGCAATTCCTCTGGCAGTTCAATATCAACCTGTTTCCAGTAATAGCTTTACTTTCACAAACTCTAAGGTCTACTTAGCAATTAGAAGTaccatacatatattattttaagTGCATAACATTAGTGAACTCTTTTATATGCAGAAAAGGTGGTTAGAAATTCTATAGGAATTACATCAGTACTAATAGAGAAATCACAATTAAATAACCTAAGAACTTGGGGGTGCTTGCATTTATGATTTATCTGAAGATTCATTGATCCAAGAATGTACCAAAAAAAGGGAACAGAGAGCTTGCAGCATACCTCCACAAAATATAGAACACCAAATGTGTATGCGCGGACAGTGTCAACTCGCTTAACTTGAGGATGTCTTATAACAAGATATGTTAGCTTCTGTAAAAATTCAGGTGGGGCAGATTGTCCCACTAGGGAAACTGAAGGAGAAGTCATTCAGAATCAGAAATTAAAACATCTTCATTTACAAACAAAGCTAAGGATTAGGTAGTGAAAGATAAAGCTTGCTGATttactaaaattaaattgatcTAGTCTTACAAAGTCATTTATCATAGATGCCACCACATTTTCGAATGAAAAAAACTACTATTAAGGATTAATTAGGCCAGTGCTTCCTTGGCAACACTAGATTTTGTTGCAAGTGCTCCTCTTATAGTTTTGTCAAATGAGAATATTTTGCTACTTGAAGTTCTAATAAGGCTATAGTAGATTGAATTACCTGCATTTTCCATAACAGTGCGGGACCAATTTGTAATGGTGTAAAGTGCAAGTAAAATAGCGCCAATTGGATCAATCCACCAGTAAAACTTATCACCAAGAACAGCTGCAACTAGTCCAACCACATTTGTCACAACATCAAAGTGGTGATCCTGAAATTTTGACCATTATTTTGGCATGGTTCAAGAATCAAGGCTATTATGataaaacaaatcaaatatcCGAAAGAATTATCCATACATCCGCATAGGCACGGACAATCTTGTTCCGTGATGTTCTACAGTAAAGCCAGAGGAAAAGCTTCACCACCGACGCAAATATCATAATAGAATACAACCAGATCAATTGTTCTTCAGTCATCCTGTCATTAGGAGTATTTCGTATTAGTTCTTCTAGAGCCGTGATTAACACCTGAAAGCCTGTAGCAAAATTTTTTTAGCATTCTTGAGTGAACAATTTTTTATGAAACTAAAACAAACCACAAGAACAAGTTTTGAAGAAAACTAGGAGCCTAACATGAATCATGAAAGATTTAGAGAATTAACATTTGAAATAATCTATACTCAAATATGTTCTTAGTTCACTTTTTATCTTGCACTTCATTAGCAAAATTATGTTCTACTATTCAAGTTCTATGATTTGAGAATGAGAAAAAGCTCAAGAGTAACAAATCCTTTGAGGAGAAAGAATGGTATGTGTGGTATAAAAATGAACTCAGACCAGAGACAGTGTCTGCTGGCTGCAGCATTATTCTCCCTCACATTGTTCCTCTGGTCTATTGTTATGTCATCCTATAACCTGTGTCACCATTTATATTCTAgattttaatgctttcctttatttcAGCAAAAATAAGAAAGCCTATCCATTGTAGAAATTCTGTTTAACATTACTCCCTCTGTTTTCTTTTATCTATCATTAGCACTTTTCGGTATATGGATACAATTTACATTGATCCAAGAATATATCAAAAAGTGACAGCGATGCATAAAAGTGAAACAAGAGAGAAATTTACAAGAGGATATAATCTCTAGATTGTACTGTCTCCATCCCAAATTATTGGTCACTTAGAAAATTAGGCATATTCAAAACTCAATATATCTTGATACGATTTGTATCCAAAAGCATTAAATTTTGAATGTACCATATTTTCCAAGGTGACGGATAACGTGGGATAGAGGGAGAAACAGACACGGGAGATAGCAGAGAAAAAATTGATGCATgtaatatgatgtaaaattaagcgAGCAACAGACTAACAGCAGAATGAACAGTATGGAAGCTAGGAATAGGAGTGAGTTTGACACACCAAGTGTTGCCATGACAGCAGCAAAGATAATTATGCCAACTGGCTGCACCCTCAACTTTCCAATTGGATATTTGTAGAtatttatgttcttcattgagAGGTGAGTAAACCAAAGTATTCCACCTGCCATGAGATCAAGCAGAGAGTCCAATGTTGATGCTGCAATAGCTAATGATCCACTCCTCACTGTGGCATAAATCTATGTATGGAAAATTCATATTAGCTGTTCCATTTCAACTCAAGGATTTTCATCaagagaaacaaaaacaaaaaaacatgTAAAAGGATCTAATTAACGTTTAAATAAGTATAACTTCTTTGTTTGAAATCTGTAACATGTATCATGGACCAAATAGCCAATTTTGTATCATGTATATAGCATTACAAATTTAACTATTAGTTTGAAGTGAATCCTCTTAATTAAGATCATaggttatatatataaataatggtTCAAATTCTAAAACATGTCATTGGAATGATAAATGAATGAATACATTATACATACTTAGCAGTATCAAATAAAATATCACCTTTAGTATCAATAGAACTATGTTTGCATAATTGGAAATCCTCATAGCTCTTTCTTGTTGAAGCTGTTCCTCATCATCAGTGTCCTCAATAATGTTGCTGTCAGATGCCACTATGGCATCGACTTCATCAAATGATTTGAGAGTAGCAATTtgcttttcataatactctttcTCCCCTATAAACATTGTACAATCTTAGTTCAAAGTAAAATTAAACACATAAATAGATAAATACTAAAAAGAACGTCATTCAAGAACAGATTTACAGCACTTAATTAAGTTTCATATATGCTATCATAAGATAACTTAATCTTATAGTTGGACAAATTAAAGCTGCTAACATCTTGAACCTCTCTTTGCTGACAAAACATGGCACTTAATGACAGAAGGCAACACTAATCTTTGTCCCATTAATGATTCTAAATTATCATTAGTAATCTATACATCTAATAGAGATACTTAGCTTGAAGAAAAGTGTGCATAAATATTGacaacataaatacataatgCCGCACAGAAAATGCCAAAAAAAGAGATAAGTGATACTGTACTTGTACCTTTCACAAATTGGTAACATTAAATGTGTTCTGAGCATAGCATCATATGCAATAACACAAACTTTCATTATAATTATTAAGTTTCTGACAAAAAGAAATTATTCTgtctgaaattgaacaccaaacCTATgactttgtccccttttatttgtcCAAATTTTCAATATCTAAGACTAATACCTACCCTCTCATCAGAAAAAGAGCTAAATATGCGGAACCATGCTAGAATTCTACCATTCAGGTTCAAGCTAAGTTCATGATATAAACTTCAAAACTTGATTGACATGTGTATCTCTACCTTTCTCTTTCAACTTGCAAAGTTTTCCTTACTCCACAATTGTACCAAGAACACTAATTAAAAGCACTATAAATGAAAAACTTTTACTAaaagttattaaaaataaatcattttcttttaacatttttattacatatacataaaaaatataaaaatattacatcATTATCTCCTCAACTAATATCTTTAGACACTTTTTAGCTAAATTCAAATGCTTTTTGCTTTAAATTCCAGTGTTTTTTATAAGTTTGCAACCTAAAAAGTAACCAAAAACAGAACAGAATTCTGtaaagtaaaaactaaaaagaaaaaaaagtgaaagtGATAAAATAACTTTAACATTTTCTAAATCATATGCATGGACATAtatatatgagagagagagaaacctgGAGTTAAGGCggtggagagagagagattaaGGTTGGAGAGCGACTCGGCGTCGAGGGAAGATCGGACCTTGTCAGGAATCTTGGAGAGAAAAGCGGTTCTGAGGGAGTTGACGGAGTTGCGGCGACTAAGACGAGATCTCCGGCCACCGTTCTCGGCGGCGGAGGAGGCAGGAGGATGATGAGGATGGTGCTTGGATAGCAACGGGCTCGTGATGTTGGGATCTGAAGCCGAATTATTGGCGTCCATGGAAGGATGAATGAATGAAGGAGTGAGGTGGTTAGTTGTGTTGCGTTGTCAGTGAAatgatgagaagaagaagaagacgacgacgAAGAAGCACCATGCGCACCACATTCACATACCTCCTGCCTGCCAAAACATGATTATTCAATCatgaatatataatatataataataggtaGAAATTCAGCTTCAGTCACTAATTTAATAATTGgattaaaatttagttaaataagttaaattaaattatttacacGTGCAGTTGACCTGAGTATTTTATCATAATAATAACCACTATTTTAGTCGaatgattttagtaattaattttgatgtgtaaataatattttttaaataataataataataataataataataataataataataataataataataatacagaaACAAAATCCTTTGCTAAGTCAATATCAATGTCATATCTATGGACTATGCTCTCCTTAAATGGTTAACAAATGcttacatgaaaaaaaaaagaaacattcatAGTTACttgcaaaattattattattataaattaattacacACCAAAAATCAATCGTGTGTAAGTGGCTCATTAGTCATTAactcattatatataataattatgttGAGTGCGTATTAAAATTGATCGAAAGTCTCATGACAGCAAACACAAAAAATCTTTTAATGGTTAGTCAGATCTTGTCTATTGAAAAATAGTTTGGTCTCCAAATTTTATTTGTGATAGTAGATGCACAGTAAGAAAGAACAAACTTTATTTTTCCCATATATTCCAATATAAAGTAgcagagaattgaagatgaagagaagaaaatgagatgcatgtaaaaggaaataaaatcatCTTTAACTTTTGACCTCTTCTTGATATAAATTGATATGGATGATTAGACTTCTACTATTTGTttaaccttctctttcttatttctttggTAAATAGTTTAAGGAAGAGGCTCTCTCTCACACTTTTCTTATTTCTGACCAAGAGAGAACAGATAAATGTTGCTTTTGGGTGAGAGCAATTTGAAAATATTAATGAGAGAGGCAATCGGACTTGGATCGAATTTTTTCATTCAGCCCGTTGTCTTCTatgttttgtttcttttgggATTCGTTTGCATTTTCCACAagccttgtttttgtttttcattcaatttagGTTGCAGTTGAATATTGAATTTTTAGCCTGCATCACTTtaaccaaaataatcaaaattaattagtcAATTTGTCCAATAaattaatgtttgtcatcattaattaatttagttaatttttaactcaacaatatatataaatatacgatagttgatttttattatatatagaatatttttattataaataagtattttgaagttacctattttagtatatttcttaaattattataataacctataattatataaaaaaaaattatattacaattGTTAAAAAGATATACtattaaaatagtatttaaaaatttttattattgaaaaaaataactctaaataatacaaacaacaaataaatctcaaaaaaaatgtaacaaaaattagtaaatattaaatatatattctaaaaaattaaaaaaatcaactttTGGTAAGATATTTTGtaagtattattaaaaaataaaatatttttaattttaaaatttaataaatttatgtcaagtgattttttttaattttttattgtgaacTAACAACGatcaatttttatatatgatGATTAAATTCATGTAATATTTGTGTTGTTTTTTTTCCTATTCCATTATATATTAGTACGTTAATATAGGTGCATGTTTTACCCTTACACGACTGTCTTAAAAATCTGACTCCTGATAGAAATATAGAACCTAACTGACAGTGTACGTATGAATACCATTTCAATTTGAGATcaacctaatatatatatatatatatatatatatatatatatatatatatatttgtatggaCATGAAAATATCAAAGAAAAAACTATATCTATAATggtcaaaataactttcaattcTATATATCAACATGCAAGAACCTAATATACAActatattattattgtttgtaAGAGTGACATATGGACTGCATGAGATCGATGTTTTCGAATAAtcctttattttgaaattaaactaatattgTTACTTTCTCTTAATGTATAATTGGACAAGGATGCCACCAATTCATACCAGTGCTACAGTGCGTTAatccaatttcattttcatttttcacgaatttctaaaaatatcaacaacaaaactaatagaaataaaaaatatattcttaaactAAACAGGCACAATGTTTCACTTATTATATaggtgaaaatatatttttttatatatataaaaactaattatatGTAAGAAAAAGACAAGTTCagctaaactaaaaataaaagcttCATAAAGTTTTTCATCACTTAGATTATTACTTATTCTCTTGCTATTAAATACTCTCAtagcaaaaaattaaaatgtagTAGATCGagctaatttaataataaaaataaattaatagatgAAAATGatctaatatttataaaaatataataattatatttgcaaGTAGTGATGTGAGATTTTAAATGCAAAATACCGAAACAAAACCAAACCCATAAAGAGTAGGATGAACTATCTCAAAGAAAAGAAGGCAAAGGCCATGCCtgcaaattctttttttttttcctcccttgtttatctatttatttatttattgttattattattactctGTGGACGTGATGACAACTCAAATTTCGGATATTGTTTATAGGCACAGGATTCGGTGGTCCAAGAACCTTTGGACCACTTAGTGGTCcaagtagaaaacatgtttttagagtttttttatcaattgctacgtagtccttgaactaattttaattacaaatcaatctcatatattttatttaattataaaaatagttttttattttataaattattattttatcaattatttattatatttattaacaatcaaatacaaaaataacaaccaattatatccttcattcatcctaataattcaaattgattaaaaaattaactttgattTCGTTACGTTCGTtcatggcttccaaatcgtgtttccttgaaattcaatcgattggtttttcaTAACAATCGATTAaatgataactcaatcgattggtttacactatatcacaaaacaatcgattgaaagttgtaaggtagaatggtaaaaagcttataccaatcgattgtttatactttctaatcgaatgaatgcctcaaaacaatcgattgttgttgttactcaatcgattgaattcacgaaaacaacatgaatttgccaaatacaatcgattagaaagtgatgacattgaagttttagccaaattcaatcgattggtaatgtaatccaatcgattggaaggtgatgaagttgaatgttttgccaatttcaatcgattggtaatggtacataaaattaatttatagattggtaatttataaaattaattttgccgATCAATAGTACCTTTTGCTTTTATTCAAGTAAGGCaaagtaaaaaatacaaaaagtatATGATATTGATAAGGTAGCAGCGTATCAAGTAGTAAGTAtgcttaatttatttatttgtgttatGCACAAATTTAGTTTCATTAAAATATTAGTAACCAGTGCTCTATTTTTTGTAagggaaaagctctgcatacaagccattagggcttgtatgctttacaagttcattaaacaataaaatcaaattacGCGCTGCTCCACGTACGACGCGCTAcatcccttcttcttctccttctttttcgatcgttcttttctcctcctttctcactggtttgttcttcgtcgTTGACGTTAGTTCCTCCACATACTGTTACGGCACGTTTTCattgcatcttcttcttcttgctgcacgttcttcttcctcttcctctctttcttcttcttttcttttgtttcttgccttctctttctccttcttcatttacgtgcttttctctctattttctttcttcgttattctcgatttctattgttttttgatatcaagctctgaaatcgtttttgaagaagaagaagtagcagaagatgaggaggagaaagagaaagagttctgaattatgcatgattttgggtgtatttctttaaatcctttgggtgtattttctgtaatcttttgggtgtatttctataatcgtttgggtgaattcctgtaaccgtttgggtgtatttctgtaatctcttgggtgtattttatgtaatcgtttgggtgtatttctgtaatctcttgggtgtattttatgtaatcgtttgggtgtatttctgtaatgcttgccattttttctgaaacaaaaaatacacccatagatatcagtaagatacacccatagatatgagtcagatacacccatagatatcagtcagatatcactcaaatacacccaaagggttatagaaaatacacccaaaggatttaagaaaatacacccaagttgaagtacatcttatgcataattcagaactctttctctttctcctcctcatcttctgctgcttcttcttcttcaaaaacgattttaccatgaaaaatcgaaaaaaacgagaaaacagagagaaaagacgtaaatgaagaagaagaagaaaaagaggaaaacgaggaagaagaacgcgcagaaacgaaagaaaaggagaagaagaagagtaagaggaagaagaacgtgcagcaagaagaataagaaaaatttcaaaaaccatgaaaatcgaaaaaaaaaaacgaagaagaagaagaggaagaggaagaggaagaagaagacgaagacgaagaagaagaagagaagaagaagaagaagaagacgaagagaaccgtttgagtggggcgcgtgtagttacgctccattcaaaatgagttaatgcgcgtgttaatgaagtttgggctgataacttgtaaaacttgtacggcctttttacttgtatgtgtagcaggccccttTTTGTAAATATGTTTTGGGATAAGTTTTTGCAATTAGTTAAATGTTAGAATATATtgagtaaatttttttaatatatttagagTTAATATAAAATTGAGGGTAAAAAACACATTTAAGCCAAGGAGAGAAGTTTATTACGCATATAAGCCAAACAAGAATCTGATACAAGAATTCACCAAAGCACACTTTAATGTAATTTGAAACAACTTTATTCGAATTACATTCCttaataattcgaatcaatacagctccaattattcccaaccattgcatacaagtaattcgaatcaacttagaACGAATTATAAAAGCATAATTCGAATTGtatcaattcgaattagtagGAACACGTGAGTAGGAGGAAgttcgaatcaaattgattcgaattactcacattTCGAATCAAATGGTAATTCTAATTACACATTATACAATAAGATACtagaaaaaatactatataatataaaaaaatatactaaaagaagtataaaacaaaattatagtaaattaattttagtataaaattattaaatataaattaattttaactcctattagtacattgaattaaaaataacatataaaaatatacttgtatttattaaattttaataacatataaaaatttaatgactttttaaatatttttttataataagagtacatttttatatactttaaatactttatataaaaatgtacttatatttatcatacaaaaataaagtgttgtgccaatataataacattataatattttaaatcaattttttttttaggattttagattaAAAGCAGCACATGAAAAAGCATTATTGGTATTTTAAAGCTAActcaattaaaaaagataaaactgtattttttaggattttatgtacataattaggctaattttttttaatattgatcaaAGATGTGTGTTACACTATGTTATTTGGTTTCAGCTAAGTTTTACtctactataattttttttttacttttcataagacacaaatctaaaaaattttataaattaatttaaaagaaaatatcattttataaattttatgtaccattaccaatcgattgaaattggcaaaacattcaacttcatcaccttccaatcgattggattacattaccaatcgattgaatttggctaaaacttcaatgtcatcactttccaatcgattgtatttggcaaatccatgttgtttttgtgaattcaatcgattgagtaacaacaacaatcgattgttttgaggcattcattcgattggaaagtataaacaatcgattggtataagctttttaccattttaccttacaactttcaatcgattattttgtgatatagtgtaaaccaatcgattgagttatcattcaatcaattgttttgaaaaaccgatcgattgaatttcaaggaaacacgatttagaagccatggacgaacgtaacgagatcaaagttaattttttaatcaattgaaATTATTAGGATGAACggaggatataattggttgttatttttatatttgattgttaataaatataattgataattgataaaataataatttataaaataaaaaactatttttataattaaataaaatatatggagttgatttgtaattaaaattagttcaaaaaCTACGTAacaattgataaaaaaactctaaaaacatatTTTCTACTTGACCCACCAAGTGGTCCAAAAGTTTCTGGACCACCGAATCCTATGCCTTGTTTATACAATTATTAACGTATGGACCAGTATTTTTGGTGCTATATTCCGTAacctttttcaatatcaatacgATTGACTAAGAGACAAATTAATATTAAAGTAAATGGCGAAAATAGATGTAGACGTAACACAAGTATATCAAAATTCAAAGAAAGGGAAATTGGGGCATGTTTCTTGTAATTATttgtgttaaaaatatataaaattatcttaaaattGAGGGTTAAACCTTTATCccaaatataattattaactTAAGCAATCTGCACATTTTAAATACAATTTACTTGTTCCTTAATATTTTAACCCCAAAAGTTGTTTCATGTTGAGATACttctaaataatatataattttttgaattCTTAAAGCAAGACTTTTTCAagtgattttttaaataatcaaaGTTATTGGAAACGGACTTTTCAACGCAATATGTAAatgctaaaataaaaataaagatgaaagtcAGCTGAGTTATGATTATGAAAGCTaaaccctaaaattttaaaacgaTAGATATTTTATAgggaataaataatttattaattactattaatCTTGCCTAATCAAGACTTTCTATGTGCTTCTGGGCACACAGCTTAGCTCAATGAGCCAATGAGGGGCCAACTGCACCATTCACAAACTGCAGTTTTTTAAGAAATCTATATGT is a window from the Arachis hypogaea cultivar Tifrunner chromosome 1, arahy.Tifrunner.gnm2.J5K5, whole genome shotgun sequence genome containing:
- the LOC112794421 gene encoding metal tolerance protein 4, whose translation is MDANNSASDPNITSPLLSKHHPHHPPASSAAENGGRRSRLSRRNSVNSLRTAFLSKIPDKVRSSLDAESLSNLNLSLSTALTPGEKEYYEKQIATLKSFDEVDAIVASDSNIIEDTDDEEQLQQERAMRISNYANIVLLILKIYATVRSGSLAIAASTLDSLLDLMAGGILWFTHLSMKNINIYKYPIGKLRVQPVGIIIFAAVMATLGFQVLITALEELIRNTPNDRMTEEQLIWLYSIMIFASVVKLFLWLYCRTSRNKIVRAYADDHHFDVVTNVVGLVAAVLGDKFYWWIDPIGAILLALYTITNWSRTVMENAVSLVGQSAPPEFLQKLTYLVIRHPQVKRVDTVRAYTFGVLYFVEVDIELPEELPLKEAHAIGETLQIKLEKLPEVERAFVHLDFECEHKPEHSVLVKLPNNQS